One segment of Sulfobacillus thermosulfidooxidans DSM 9293 DNA contains the following:
- a CDS encoding D-alanyl-D-alanine carboxypeptidase family protein yields the protein MAKWTYLAGIGVVVIGALGIQIGRPVGAATLTSTLTPPHMTASLQMDWPSGPESYLAVSPGGEVGAAGADQPIPVGSVTKMMTAYLLLQKYPLGLYSPGPSVTITAHDVHEYQQDILSQQSVAKVVQGEKLSERKILEGLLVASGNNIAHIAANWVSGSSQAFTQLMNQEAKKLGLHHTHFVGPSGLNPGNVSTPRDETIIAEKAMQIPVFRQIVAMPQISWPDSSRPIENFNYVVGHDGITGVKTGSTLAAGGCFVFSAPRTIGSHTVTIFGAVLGQQGTKQLPQLQSALNDGVSLINQLTAQLKPVSLVQKGQVVGRIQAPWTHSVSLIANQSVSTVMWPGEHVQERIHWSGGQTGSLSITAGSQHWSIPLMLSAPLSQPSLIYRLTRGL from the coding sequence GTGGCAAAATGGACATATTTGGCGGGTATTGGTGTTGTTGTGATTGGGGCATTAGGGATACAAATCGGGCGACCCGTAGGGGCCGCCACCTTGACGTCAACGCTCACACCCCCACATATGACGGCATCATTGCAAATGGACTGGCCAAGTGGTCCCGAATCCTATTTAGCGGTGAGTCCCGGCGGCGAAGTGGGGGCTGCCGGAGCGGATCAGCCGATTCCTGTTGGCAGTGTGACCAAAATGATGACCGCTTATTTATTGTTACAAAAGTATCCATTGGGGCTCTATAGCCCAGGTCCGTCGGTAACCATTACCGCACATGATGTTCATGAATATCAGCAGGATATCTTAAGCCAACAATCGGTGGCGAAGGTTGTTCAAGGTGAAAAATTGTCGGAGCGCAAGATTCTGGAAGGCCTACTTGTAGCATCCGGCAACAATATCGCACATATTGCCGCCAACTGGGTATCCGGATCGTCCCAGGCTTTTACCCAGCTCATGAATCAAGAAGCCAAGAAACTGGGGTTGCATCACACCCATTTTGTTGGGCCAAGTGGTTTAAATCCTGGGAATGTCAGCACACCGCGGGATGAAACGATCATCGCCGAAAAAGCCATGCAAATTCCCGTGTTTCGACAAATTGTGGCTATGCCGCAAATTTCGTGGCCTGATAGCTCTCGGCCCATCGAAAACTTTAACTATGTCGTCGGGCATGATGGAATAACGGGAGTTAAAACCGGTTCCACCTTGGCAGCCGGTGGTTGCTTTGTTTTTTCCGCACCGCGAACCATTGGCTCTCACACGGTAACGATATTTGGTGCGGTCTTGGGACAACAAGGGACAAAGCAATTACCCCAGTTACAATCGGCGCTCAATGATGGAGTCAGTTTGATCAATCAATTAACAGCGCAATTAAAACCGGTCTCGTTAGTGCAAAAAGGTCAAGTGGTAGGGAGAATTCAGGCGCCCTGGACCCATTCGGTCTCCCTGATCGCGAATCAATCTGTATCGACTGTCATGTGGCCCGGTGAACATGTGCAAGAACGTATTCATTGGAGTGGAGGGCAAACAGGATCTTTGTCGATTACTGCAGGTTCTCAACATTGGTCAATTCCTCTTATGCTATCAGCCCCCTTGTCCCAGCCAAGCTTGATTTACCGGTTAACGCGTGGCCTTTAA
- a CDS encoding DUF3147 family protein produces the protein MMVSIIRFIIGGLIVVSVSLVTRAAPFLSGILSGFPAVFLTSLIFIYLSSGHQGVRAYTTTAIWGMIATFFAVAGTILATYGHFPWPVVIIMGLIVYAVFVGVAIVLTAKKQIPTV, from the coding sequence ATGATGGTGTCAATCATTCGCTTTATTATTGGGGGATTGATTGTCGTCTCGGTCAGTCTGGTAACCCGGGCCGCTCCGTTTCTGTCCGGAATTTTGTCCGGATTTCCTGCGGTATTTCTCACGTCTTTGATTTTTATTTATTTGTCTTCAGGTCATCAAGGGGTGCGGGCTTATACGACCACGGCAATTTGGGGCATGATCGCCACGTTTTTTGCTGTAGCGGGAACCATCTTAGCCACTTACGGTCACTTCCCATGGCCTGTTGTCATCATCATGGGGCTTATCGTGTATGCGGTATTTGTGGGCGTGGCTATTGTGCTGACCGCGAAAAAACAGATCCCAACGGTCTAA